A part of Alphaproteobacteria bacterium genomic DNA contains:
- a CDS encoding OsmC family protein encodes MNTTTLEKNIVNGLDLDALGEIVQQVSDDPANGIVWFNVNSDWQGRTKSRHQIEGLTLGGNYIPRPFTIVADEPLEFLGANSAPNPQELLMAAFNACIMVGYVAGAALRGIRLDSVQIETTGSLDLRGFLGLDENVAAGYEKISTVVRIKGDGTPEQFAEIHETVKKTSPNYFNITRPVAVDCELVVG; translated from the coding sequence ATGAACACAACCACACTCGAAAAAAACATCGTCAACGGGCTGGACCTGGACGCGCTGGGCGAAATCGTCCAGCAGGTCAGCGACGACCCCGCTAACGGGATCGTATGGTTCAATGTAAACTCCGACTGGCAGGGCCGGACGAAAAGCAGGCACCAGATCGAAGGCCTGACGCTTGGCGGCAATTACATCCCCCGCCCCTTCACGATCGTCGCGGACGAGCCGCTGGAATTTCTCGGCGCGAATTCCGCCCCGAACCCGCAGGAACTGCTGATGGCGGCCTTCAACGCCTGCATCATGGTCGGCTACGTCGCGGGCGCGGCGCTGCGCGGTATCCGGCTGGACAGTGTCCAGATCGAAACGACCGGATCGCTCGACCTGCGCGGTTTCCTCGGTCTCGATGAGAATGTCGCCGCCGGCTACGAAAAAATCAGCACGGTGGTGCGGATAAAGGGCGATGGCACGCCGGAACAGTTTGCCGAAATCCATGAAACGGTGAAGAAGACCTCGCCCAACTACTTCAACATCACCCGACCGGTCGCCGTCGACTGCGAACTCGTCGTCGGTTGA